A single window of Drosophila suzukii chromosome 3, CBGP_Dsuzu_IsoJpt1.0, whole genome shotgun sequence DNA harbors:
- the NijA gene encoding ninjurin-A isoform X2 — MSDLEHVTLDMDKLPLENDKTLTRNKENENDHRNGDAMDVRNNLRVPRSDGNDNPGVDDGLLEDGEKRRGGNGGGGVNVLVPNGGRRPSFSFPGYNGPGFVTINGVETPIPDVNAYQHKKTLAQGMMDLALLSANANQLRYVLETSSQHPYFYPSLLFISLSIIFQIAVGVGLILNGQYNIKNEHDICRANRINNYTVIGIFIVTVVNVLISAFTVADPDTTAAVAITGNGT, encoded by the exons ATGAGTGACCTAGAGCATGTTACATTGGATATGGATAAGCTTCCGCTGGAAAATGATAAAACTTTGACGAGAAACAAA GAAAATGAAAACGATCACAGAAACGGCGATGCAATGGACGTACGTAATAATCTTCGAGTTCCCAGATCAG ATGGGAACGATAATCCCGGTGTGGATGATGGTCTTCTGGAAGATGGCGAAAAACGCAGGGGCGGAAATGGAGGCGGTGGTGTCAATGTCCTCGTGCCCAATGGAGGCAGGCGACCCAGTTTCTCCTTTCCGGGATATAATGGTCCAGGTTTCGTGACAATCAACGGAGTTGAGACACCCATACCCGATGTGAATGCCTACCAGCACAAGAAAACCCTGGCCCAGGGAATGATGGACCTGGCATTACTGTCTGCGAATGCAAATCAGTTGCGATACGTTCTGGAGACGAGTTCGCAGCACCCATACTTTTATCCCAGTCTGCTGTTCATCTCACTTAGCATTATATTCCAG ATTGCTGTGGGCGTGGGCCTTATATTGAATGGCCAGTACAACATCAAAAACGAGCACGATATCTGCCGTGCGAACAGAATCAACAATTATACAGTCATCGGCATTTTTATAGTCACAGTGGTCAATGTTCTTATATCGGCCTTCACCGTTGCAGATCCAGATACGACAGCAGCTGTAGCTATAACTGGCAATGGCACATAG
- the NijA gene encoding ninjurin-A isoform X1 — protein sequence MSDLEHVTLDMDKLPLENDKTLTRNKENENDHRNGDAMDVRNNLRVPRSVPETDDSDNDDRPFVKDGNDNPGVDDGLLEDGEKRRGGNGGGGVNVLVPNGGRRPSFSFPGYNGPGFVTINGVETPIPDVNAYQHKKTLAQGMMDLALLSANANQLRYVLETSSQHPYFYPSLLFISLSIIFQIAVGVGLILNGQYNIKNEHDICRANRINNYTVIGIFIVTVVNVLISAFTVADPDTTAAVAITGNGT from the exons ATGAGTGACCTAGAGCATGTTACATTGGATATGGATAAGCTTCCGCTGGAAAATGATAAAACTTTGACGAGAAACAAA GAAAATGAAAACGATCACAGAAACGGCGATGCAATGGACGTACGTAATAATCTTCGAGTTCCCAGATCAG TGCCTGAAACCGATGATTCCGACAATGATGATCGTCCCTTTGTTAAAGATGGGAACGATAATCCCGGTGTGGATGATGGTCTTCTGGAAGATGGCGAAAAACGCAGGGGCGGAAATGGAGGCGGTGGTGTCAATGTCCTCGTGCCCAATGGAGGCAGGCGACCCAGTTTCTCCTTTCCGGGATATAATGGTCCAGGTTTCGTGACAATCAACGGAGTTGAGACACCCATACCCGATGTGAATGCCTACCAGCACAAGAAAACCCTGGCCCAGGGAATGATGGACCTGGCATTACTGTCTGCGAATGCAAATCAGTTGCGATACGTTCTGGAGACGAGTTCGCAGCACCCATACTTTTATCCCAGTCTGCTGTTCATCTCACTTAGCATTATATTCCAG ATTGCTGTGGGCGTGGGCCTTATATTGAATGGCCAGTACAACATCAAAAACGAGCACGATATCTGCCGTGCGAACAGAATCAACAATTATACAGTCATCGGCATTTTTATAGTCACAGTGGTCAATGTTCTTATATCGGCCTTCACCGTTGCAGATCCAGATACGACAGCAGCTGTAGCTATAACTGGCAATGGCACATAG